A window from Sphingopyxis alaskensis RB2256 encodes these proteins:
- the pgmG gene encoding phosphoglucomutase/phosphomannomutase PgmG, with amino-acid sequence MTHDFHPTMLREYDIRGVVGDTLSEKDAYAIGRSFATLIRRAGGGRIAVGYDGRLSSPMLAEALVAGVNAAGVDALNVGLGPTPMLYYAASTQQVDGGIQITGSHNPPDYNGFKMVFQGRPFFGADIRRIGEMAAAGDWEAGEGTAERIDIVDAYVDRLVEGFVGGAFRIGWDAGNGAAGPVIEKLTARLPGEHHLLFTDIDGHFPNHHPDPTEEKNLADLRKLVAEKSLDFGVAFDGDGDRIGAIDGQGRVIWGDQLLQIYAAAVLTDLPGATVIADVKASQALFDRVAQLGGTPLMWKTGHSLIKAKMKETGSPLAGEMSGHIFFADRYYGYDDAPYAAVRLIEAATKLGKSVTELRGGMAPMVNTPEMRFQVDEVRKFAIVDEVLDRLATSGARVDRTDGARVMTDDGWWLLRASNTQDVLVARAEAVDEAALARLLVAIDEQLAQSGVARGTQAAH; translated from the coding sequence ATGACCCATGATTTCCATCCGACGATGCTGCGCGAATATGACATTCGCGGCGTCGTTGGCGATACGTTGTCCGAAAAGGACGCCTATGCCATCGGGCGCAGCTTTGCGACGCTGATCCGCCGCGCGGGGGGCGGACGAATTGCGGTCGGCTATGACGGACGGCTGTCGTCGCCGATGCTCGCCGAAGCGCTGGTCGCAGGGGTCAACGCTGCGGGCGTCGATGCGTTGAATGTCGGGCTGGGACCGACGCCGATGCTCTATTATGCGGCCTCAACGCAGCAGGTCGATGGCGGCATACAGATAACCGGAAGCCATAATCCCCCCGACTATAACGGCTTCAAGATGGTATTTCAGGGGCGCCCCTTCTTCGGCGCCGACATCCGGCGGATCGGTGAAATGGCCGCGGCGGGCGACTGGGAGGCGGGCGAAGGCACGGCGGAGCGCATCGACATCGTCGATGCCTATGTCGACCGGCTGGTCGAGGGGTTCGTCGGCGGCGCCTTCCGCATCGGCTGGGACGCCGGCAACGGGGCAGCGGGCCCCGTGATCGAGAAACTCACCGCGCGCTTGCCCGGCGAGCATCATTTGCTTTTCACAGACATTGACGGGCATTTCCCGAACCACCATCCCGATCCGACCGAGGAGAAGAACCTCGCCGATCTGCGCAAGCTCGTCGCCGAAAAGAGCCTCGATTTCGGCGTCGCCTTCGATGGAGACGGCGACCGTATCGGCGCGATCGACGGCCAGGGCCGCGTGATCTGGGGCGACCAGCTGCTGCAAATCTATGCCGCCGCGGTGTTGACCGACCTGCCCGGCGCGACGGTGATCGCCGATGTGAAGGCGAGCCAGGCGCTGTTCGACCGCGTCGCGCAGCTCGGCGGCACGCCCCTGATGTGGAAGACCGGTCACAGCCTCATCAAGGCGAAGATGAAGGAAACCGGCAGTCCGCTCGCCGGCGAGATGAGCGGGCACATCTTCTTCGCCGACCGCTATTACGGTTATGACGACGCCCCTTATGCGGCGGTGCGACTGATCGAGGCGGCGACGAAGCTCGGGAAAAGCGTCACCGAATTGCGCGGCGGTATGGCGCCGATGGTCAACACGCCCGAAATGCGCTTCCAGGTCGACGAGGTGCGCAAATTCGCCATTGTGGACGAGGTTCTGGACCGGCTGGCGACGTCGGGCGCGCGCGTCGATCGCACCGACGGGGCGCGGGTGATGACCGACGACGGCTGGTGGCTGCTCCGCGCGTCGAACACGCAGGACGTGCTCGTCGCCCGCGCCGAGGCCGTGGACGAAGCCGCGCTGGCGCGGCTGCTGGTGGCGATCGACGAACAGCTCGCGCAATCGGGCGTCGCGCGCGGAACGCAGGCGGCGCATTAG
- a CDS encoding division plane positioning ATPase MipZ, producing the protein MTNSATTPAPHRIIFANEKGGTGKSTCAVHFAVALASQGWRVAGIDLDPRQRTFHRYLENRTNTARRRDIELPTPQFEVFEGSTIEELDTQVARLTEGADYFIADTPGRDDVFARHLATTADTLVTPINDSFIDFDLIGQVDPETFQVTRPSFYSELIWDTRKARAKSDGRTIDWIILRNRLQHVDAHNMRRVGEALGQLSRRVGFRVIPGLGERVIYRELFPAGLTLLDKAHLGGMGIGHVVARQELREAMGGLNLPARERLHPDGDLFAAA; encoded by the coding sequence ATGACGAACTCCGCGACGACCCCCGCTCCGCACCGCATCATCTTTGCCAATGAAAAGGGCGGAACGGGCAAATCGACCTGCGCCGTGCATTTCGCGGTTGCGCTGGCAAGCCAGGGCTGGCGCGTCGCGGGGATCGACCTCGACCCCCGCCAGCGCACCTTTCATCGCTATCTCGAGAATCGCACCAACACCGCACGACGGCGCGACATCGAATTGCCGACGCCGCAGTTCGAGGTGTTCGAGGGATCGACGATCGAGGAGCTCGACACGCAGGTGGCGCGGCTGACCGAAGGCGCCGATTATTTCATCGCCGACACGCCGGGCCGCGACGATGTCTTCGCCCGCCACCTTGCAACCACCGCCGACACGCTCGTCACGCCGATCAACGACAGCTTCATCGATTTCGACCTGATCGGCCAGGTCGATCCCGAGACATTTCAGGTGACGCGCCCCAGCTTTTATTCGGAGCTGATCTGGGACACGCGCAAGGCGCGCGCCAAGAGCGACGGGCGCACGATCGACTGGATCATCCTGCGCAACCGCCTCCAGCATGTCGACGCGCACAATATGCGGCGCGTCGGCGAGGCGCTGGGCCAGTTGTCGCGCCGCGTCGGCTTTCGCGTCATCCCCGGCCTTGGCGAGCGCGTCATCTATCGCGAACTCTTCCCGGCCGGGCTTACGCTCCTCGACAAGGCGCATCTGGGCGGCATGGGAATCGGCCATGTCGTCGCGCGGCAGGAATTGCGCGAGGCGATGGGCGGCCTCAACCTGCCCGCGCGCGAGCGACTGCATCCCGACGGCGACCTGTTTGCTGCCGCCTGA
- the panC gene encoding pantoate--beta-alanine ligase encodes MQIIRDIAMLHRAVTALKQGGKSIALVPTMGALHAGHLSLVRMAKRVADHVVVSIFVNPTQFGPNEDFAAYPRDEARDAALLVEEGTSLLWAPDVGTMYPGGHSTHVEVAELGADYCGAARPGHFDGVATVVAKLFNQVRPDIAIFGEKDWQQLAIIRRMARDLDFGIDILGAPIAREADGLALSSRNAYLSAEQRTAAAAFPGALKTAAKAIADGADVAETLARAEAAIVGGGFDSVDYVALADADSLERLAVFRAPARLLAAARIGRTRLIDNLPVG; translated from the coding sequence GTGCAAATCATCCGTGACATCGCGATGCTCCACCGTGCCGTCACGGCACTGAAACAGGGCGGCAAGAGCATCGCGCTCGTCCCCACGATGGGAGCGCTGCACGCCGGCCATCTCTCGCTCGTCCGGATGGCAAAGCGCGTCGCCGACCATGTCGTCGTCTCGATCTTCGTCAACCCGACGCAATTCGGGCCGAACGAGGATTTTGCCGCCTATCCGCGCGACGAGGCGCGCGACGCCGCGCTGCTCGTCGAGGAAGGGACGAGCCTGCTCTGGGCGCCCGACGTCGGCACCATGTATCCCGGCGGGCACAGCACGCATGTCGAGGTTGCCGAACTCGGCGCCGATTATTGCGGCGCCGCGCGTCCCGGCCATTTCGACGGCGTTGCGACGGTCGTGGCCAAATTGTTCAATCAGGTGCGTCCCGACATCGCGATCTTCGGTGAAAAGGACTGGCAACAGCTCGCGATCATCCGTCGCATGGCGCGCGACCTCGATTTCGGCATCGACATATTGGGCGCGCCGATCGCGCGCGAGGCCGACGGGCTCGCGCTGTCGTCGCGCAACGCCTATCTGTCGGCCGAGCAGCGCACGGCGGCGGCGGCCTTTCCCGGCGCGCTGAAGACGGCCGCAAAGGCGATCGCGGACGGCGCCGACGTCGCCGAGACGCTCGCCAGGGCCGAGGCGGCGATCGTCGGGGGCGGGTTCGACAGCGTCGACTATGTCGCGCTCGCCGATGCCGACAGCCTCGAACGGCTCGCTGTCTTTCGCGCCCCGGCGCGGCTGCTCGCCGCGGCAAGAATCGGCAGGACGCGGCTGATCGACAATTTGCCGGTGGGCTGA
- a CDS encoding sel1 repeat family protein: MANSLKSAQYLIESRLLDAARGDANAYFDLGIAFSTGTGGVDVDLVQAHKWFNLAALGGNIEGQQCRADVSSEMSQGEIAEAQRQARAWLDETARRPAARRFVA, encoded by the coding sequence ATGGCGAACAGTCTGAAGTCGGCCCAATATCTGATCGAAAGCCGCCTGCTCGATGCGGCGCGTGGCGACGCCAATGCCTATTTCGATCTCGGCATCGCATTTTCCACGGGGACCGGCGGGGTCGATGTCGACCTGGTCCAGGCGCATAAATGGTTCAATCTTGCCGCGCTCGGCGGCAATATCGAAGGCCAGCAGTGCCGCGCCGACGTATCGAGCGAAATGTCGCAGGGCGAAATCGCCGAAGCGCAGCGCCAGGCACGCGCCTGGCTCGACGAGACGGCGCGCCGTCCGGCCGCGCGGCGGTTCGTGGCGTAA
- a CDS encoding GNAT family N-acetyltransferase — MAEADPPARTIALGSGVAAVDAAAWDGLHNGGNPFVDHAFLSLLEESGSVGPGTGWQAAPLLVEDATGSLVAAAPAYLKSHSQGEYVFDHGWADAWARAGGDYYPKLQIAVPFTPVPGPRLLARDSGDARLLLRAAEAVVRQNGLSSAHATFVAPDQMPLFEEAGWLIRRDIQFHFANRGYASFDDFLASLNSQKRKQLRKERFRAAQGLRIEELTGETIRPEHWDAMWLFYQDTGARKWGHPYLTRAAFDLMGAAMADKIILLIAYDADERPVAGALHFLGADTLYGRYWGCLADIPYLHFELCYYRAIDIAIERGLKRVEAGAQGGHKLARGYGPVATWSAHFIADPGFRRAVADYLDRERRAEAAEMEWLEGHMPFRRKS; from the coding sequence ATGGCCGAGGCCGACCCACCGGCGCGGACCATCGCGCTCGGCAGCGGCGTCGCCGCGGTCGACGCGGCGGCGTGGGACGGCTTGCACAATGGCGGCAATCCGTTCGTCGACCACGCCTTCCTGTCGCTGCTCGAAGAATCGGGCAGCGTCGGACCGGGCACCGGGTGGCAGGCCGCGCCGCTGCTTGTCGAGGACGCGACCGGTTCGCTGGTCGCAGCCGCGCCCGCCTATCTCAAATCGCACAGCCAGGGCGAATATGTGTTCGACCATGGCTGGGCCGACGCCTGGGCGCGCGCGGGCGGCGATTATTATCCGAAGCTGCAGATCGCGGTGCCCTTCACCCCCGTGCCGGGACCGCGGCTGCTTGCGCGGGACAGCGGCGACGCACGGCTGCTGCTCCGCGCCGCCGAAGCCGTCGTGCGGCAGAATGGCCTGTCGTCGGCGCACGCGACCTTTGTGGCGCCCGACCAGATGCCCTTGTTCGAGGAGGCGGGCTGGCTCATCCGCCGCGACATCCAGTTTCACTTCGCGAATCGGGGCTATGCCAGCTTCGACGATTTCCTCGCCTCGCTCAATTCGCAGAAGCGCAAGCAGTTGCGCAAGGAAAGGTTCCGCGCGGCCCAGGGCCTGCGGATCGAGGAACTCACCGGCGAGACGATCCGCCCCGAACATTGGGATGCTATGTGGCTTTTCTATCAGGACACCGGCGCGCGCAAATGGGGGCATCCCTATCTGACGCGCGCGGCCTTCGACCTGATGGGCGCGGCGATGGCGGACAAGATCATCCTGCTGATCGCTTATGATGCCGACGAGCGACCGGTCGCCGGGGCACTGCACTTCCTTGGCGCCGATACGCTCTACGGCCGCTATTGGGGGTGCCTCGCCGACATCCCCTATCTGCATTTCGAACTATGCTATTATCGCGCGATCGACATTGCGATCGAACGCGGGCTGAAACGGGTCGAGGCGGGCGCGCAGGGCGGGCACAAGCTCGCGCGCGGCTATGGCCCTGTCGCGACCTGGTCGGCGCATTTCATCGCCGATCCGGGCTTTCGCCGTGCAGTTGCCGATTATCTCGATCGGGAACGCCGTGCCGAAGCGGCGGAAATGGAGTGGCTGGAGGGGCATATGCCCTTCAGGCGGAAGAGCTGA
- a CDS encoding RidA family protein, producing MDIAAKIAELGLELPKPAAPVAAYVPAVEHGGMVYVSGQLPFRDGQVVTGRLGDDMDVPGGQDAAQRVALMLVAQIGQALGGDWARVERIVKLGVFVNSAPGFTDQAKVANGASELFEKLFGEVGRHARAAVGVAVLPLGAAVEADAIVAVRPA from the coding sequence ATGGATATCGCCGCCAAAATCGCCGAACTCGGCCTCGAACTTCCGAAACCCGCCGCGCCGGTCGCCGCCTATGTGCCCGCGGTCGAACATGGCGGGATGGTCTATGTCAGCGGCCAGCTGCCGTTCCGCGACGGACAGGTCGTGACCGGCCGCCTCGGCGACGACATGGACGTGCCGGGCGGGCAGGACGCGGCGCAGCGCGTCGCGCTGATGCTCGTCGCGCAAATCGGGCAAGCGCTGGGCGGCGACTGGGCCCGCGTCGAACGCATCGTCAAGCTCGGCGTCTTCGTCAACAGCGCGCCGGGCTTCACCGATCAGGCCAAGGTTGCCAATGGTGCATCCGAACTGTTCGAAAAATTGTTCGGCGAAGTCGGCCGCCACGCGCGCGCCGCGGTCGGCGTCGCGGTGCTGCCGCTCGGCGCCGCGGTCGAGGCCGACGCGATCGTCGCGGTGCGCCCGGCCTGA
- a CDS encoding HAD family hydrolase produces the protein MTRPLVITDCDEVLMHMVVPFAEWVDAEHGVIFRIEDASFANALKRKECGTPLEAAEVWPLLDGFFREEMTRQYPIPGALAAMAAIGAEADIVVLTNVGPEHQQARIDQLALHDFHAPVIGSRGGKGAPVRRLIEQYRPPVAVFIDDLAGHHRSVAEEAPEVWRLHFVGEPAIAGKIAASPHAHARIDDWKAAERWIMARLAEKIPAPAPQPV, from the coding sequence ATGACCCGCCCGCTCGTCATCACCGATTGCGACGAGGTGCTGATGCACATGGTCGTGCCCTTCGCCGAATGGGTCGACGCCGAACATGGCGTGATCTTTCGCATCGAGGATGCGAGCTTTGCGAATGCGCTGAAGCGCAAGGAATGCGGCACGCCGCTCGAGGCCGCCGAGGTGTGGCCTTTGCTCGACGGCTTTTTCCGCGAGGAAATGACGCGGCAGTATCCGATCCCCGGCGCGCTGGCCGCGATGGCCGCGATCGGCGCCGAGGCCGACATCGTGGTGCTCACCAACGTCGGCCCCGAGCATCAGCAGGCGCGCATCGACCAGCTCGCGCTCCACGATTTCCACGCGCCGGTGATCGGCAGCCGCGGCGGCAAGGGCGCGCCGGTGCGTCGCCTGATCGAGCAATATCGGCCGCCCGTCGCGGTGTTCATCGACGATCTGGCGGGGCATCATCGCTCGGTCGCCGAGGAAGCGCCGGAGGTGTGGCGGCTTCATTTCGTCGGCGAACCCGCGATTGCCGGCAAGATTGCGGCTTCGCCGCACGCCCATGCGCGAATCGACGATTGGAAAGCGGCCGAGCGCTGGATAATGGCGCGCCTCGCCGAAAAAATCCCCGCCCCGGCACCGCAGCCGGTTTAG
- a CDS encoding DUF3572 family protein translates to MLEDDAALALHALGWILSDEPRAGRLLALTGLAPGELRASLGERATLAAILSFLTAHENDLVACADALQVPPAGLAAAALRLEGSPA, encoded by the coding sequence GTGCTTGAGGACGACGCGGCACTGGCGCTCCATGCGCTCGGCTGGATTTTGAGCGACGAGCCGCGCGCCGGGCGATTGCTCGCGCTCACCGGCCTTGCGCCGGGCGAACTGCGCGCCTCGCTCGGCGAGCGCGCGACGCTCGCGGCGATCCTGTCGTTCCTCACCGCCCATGAAAACGACCTTGTCGCCTGCGCCGATGCGTTGCAGGTGCCCCCCGCCGGCCTCGCCGCCGCGGCCCTCAGACTCGAAGGATCCCCTGCATGA
- a CDS encoding response regulator, with amino-acid sequence MGKTILVVEDNELNLRLFCDLLNAHGYSAHPVRDGRDALAKARAVSPDLIIMDIQLPHVSGLDLIGQMKADPILRAIPIMAVTAYAGKGDEEQIRAAGAEAYVSKPISVIRFIESVAAFA; translated from the coding sequence ATGGGCAAGACCATCCTGGTCGTCGAAGATAATGAACTCAACCTGCGCCTGTTCTGCGACCTCCTGAACGCCCATGGTTACAGCGCGCATCCGGTGCGCGACGGCCGCGACGCGCTGGCGAAGGCGCGCGCGGTGTCGCCCGACCTCATCATCATGGACATCCAGCTGCCGCATGTGTCGGGCCTCGACCTTATCGGCCAGATGAAGGCCGACCCGATCTTGCGCGCGATACCGATCATGGCGGTCACCGCCTATGCGGGCAAGGGCGACGAGGAGCAGATCCGCGCCGCGGGCGCCGAAGCCTATGTCTCGAAACCCATCTCGGTGATCAGGTTCATCGAAAGTGTCGCCGCCTTCGCCTGA
- a CDS encoding acyl-CoA dehydrogenase family protein translates to MTNAGMDADIYGAFIEQLQRYVRERLIPAEDQLEELGRVPDDILAEMRDMGLFGVTMPEEYGGAGMNISQYVGFIRELAYAAPAYRSIVSINIGMVCKSILGFGTEQQKAHWLPKLASGSIAAFGLTEPDSGSDSAAMKTRAVPSGNGYVLNGTKRYITNAPFADVILVMARTNAEALPKNAHVSAFLVPRDAPGVSIGKPDGKMGQAGSQIADVILEDVHVDGDALLGGEEGIGFRAAMQSLDNGRLSVAAASVGYAKRMLDTGLRYAMERKAFGEPIASFQLIQAMLADSKAEIYAADCMLNDACARADRGEKILVEAAATKMFASEMCGRVADRVVQIHGGAGYLKEYLAERFYRDCRIYRIYEGTTQIQQLVIAKNMIRDYAG, encoded by the coding sequence ATGACCAACGCAGGCATGGACGCCGACATCTACGGCGCCTTTATCGAGCAGCTGCAACGCTATGTCCGCGAACGGCTGATCCCCGCCGAGGACCAGCTCGAAGAACTCGGCCGCGTTCCCGACGATATCCTCGCCGAAATGCGCGACATGGGGCTGTTCGGCGTGACGATGCCCGAAGAATATGGCGGCGCGGGCATGAACATCAGCCAATATGTCGGCTTCATTCGCGAGCTCGCCTATGCCGCGCCCGCCTATCGCTCGATCGTGTCGATCAACATCGGCATGGTGTGCAAATCGATCCTCGGGTTCGGCACCGAGCAGCAGAAAGCGCATTGGCTGCCCAAGCTGGCGAGCGGCAGCATCGCCGCCTTCGGCCTCACCGAGCCCGACAGCGGCTCGGACAGCGCGGCGATGAAGACGCGCGCGGTGCCGAGCGGCAACGGCTATGTGCTCAATGGCACCAAACGCTATATCACCAACGCGCCCTTTGCCGACGTCATCCTCGTCATGGCGCGCACCAATGCCGAGGCGCTGCCAAAGAATGCGCATGTCAGCGCTTTCCTCGTGCCCAGAGACGCCCCCGGCGTCTCGATCGGCAAGCCCGACGGCAAGATGGGCCAGGCCGGATCGCAGATCGCCGACGTGATCCTCGAGGATGTGCATGTCGACGGCGACGCGCTGCTCGGCGGCGAGGAAGGCATCGGCTTTCGCGCCGCGATGCAGAGCCTCGACAACGGGCGCCTGTCGGTCGCCGCGGCGAGCGTCGGCTATGCCAAAAGGATGCTCGACACGGGGCTTCGATATGCGATGGAACGCAAGGCGTTCGGCGAACCCATCGCCAGTTTCCAGCTGATCCAGGCGATGCTCGCCGACAGCAAGGCCGAAATCTACGCCGCCGACTGCATGCTCAACGACGCCTGCGCGCGCGCCGACCGCGGCGAAAAGATCCTTGTCGAAGCCGCCGCGACCAAGATGTTCGCGAGTGAAATGTGCGGCCGCGTCGCCGACCGCGTGGTGCAGATTCATGGCGGCGCGGGCTATCTCAAGGAATATCTCGCCGAACGCTTCTATCGCGACTGTCGCATTTACCGCATTTATGAAGGGACGACGCAGATACAGCAGCTGGTGATCGCGAAGAACATGATCCGCGATTATGCGGGCTAG
- a CDS encoding aspartyl/asparaginyl beta-hydroxylase domain-containing protein gives MTTPTTWLEQARDAHRRGDVAAETAALDGAIHADRGNVAALLAMAELKRRLADDRAAGSYYRLALTTAVQARSVPPALHPGLQRAEQFLADTERAFADHLLGQLRSAGIDTRNAAPRVAEALRMLAGEQPLYLQQPSMFYFPGLAQRPFFERSGFDWAEAVEAATDAIRAELLAMIDGATDPFGPYVTTAPGRPPPNNPLLDKPDWGAAWLWKDGAIADGMAGLCPATLAALELAPQPVIPNRAPIALFSRLMPGTHIQSHHGLLNTRLICHLPLIVPDGCGLRVGAETREWREGELMIFDDSFEHEAWNHGASDRTVLLFEIWRPDIDIDEREQLTRIFAAIDTYGEQ, from the coding sequence ATGACGACACCAACGACATGGCTGGAACAGGCGCGCGACGCGCACCGCCGTGGCGACGTCGCGGCGGAGACGGCAGCGCTCGACGGCGCGATCCACGCCGACCGCGGCAATGTCGCCGCGCTGCTCGCCATGGCCGAACTCAAGCGGCGGCTCGCCGACGACCGCGCAGCGGGCAGCTATTACCGCCTGGCGCTCACCACCGCCGTGCAGGCGCGCAGCGTCCCGCCGGCGCTTCATCCCGGCCTTCAGCGCGCCGAGCAATTCCTCGCCGACACCGAGCGCGCCTTTGCCGACCATCTGCTCGGCCAGCTACGAAGTGCGGGCATCGATACAAGGAACGCCGCGCCGCGTGTCGCCGAGGCGCTGCGAATGCTTGCGGGCGAACAGCCGCTCTATCTGCAACAGCCGAGCATGTTCTATTTTCCGGGTCTCGCCCAGCGCCCCTTTTTCGAGCGGTCCGGTTTCGATTGGGCGGAAGCGGTCGAGGCGGCGACCGACGCGATCCGCGCCGAGTTGCTCGCGATGATCGACGGCGCGACCGATCCTTTCGGACCCTATGTCACTACCGCCCCCGGTCGCCCGCCGCCGAACAACCCGCTGCTCGACAAGCCCGACTGGGGCGCCGCCTGGCTCTGGAAGGATGGCGCGATCGCCGACGGCATGGCGGGTCTATGCCCCGCGACCCTCGCCGCGCTCGAACTGGCGCCGCAGCCCGTCATCCCGAACCGCGCGCCGATCGCGCTCTTTTCGCGCCTCATGCCCGGTACGCATATCCAGTCGCACCACGGGTTGCTCAATACGCGCCTGATCTGTCATCTGCCGCTGATCGTTCCCGATGGCTGCGGCCTGCGCGTCGGCGCCGAAACGCGCGAATGGCGCGAAGGCGAGCTGATGATCTTCGACGACAGTTTCGAGCATGAGGCGTGGAACCACGGGGCGAGCGACCGCACCGTCCTGCTGTTCGAAATCTGGCGCCCCGACATCGATATCGACGAGCGCGAACAATTGACGCGCATCTTCGCGGCGATCGACACCTATGGCGAACAATAG